A window of the Pogona vitticeps strain Pit_001003342236 chromosome 4, PviZW2.1, whole genome shotgun sequence genome harbors these coding sequences:
- the AMPD2 gene encoding AMP deaminase 2 isoform X4 produces the protein MASEIHGGPRSRQLQPARSLPGPSHCLKHFPVDLRTSMDGKYKEIAEELFCRSLAESEMRSAPYEFPEDSPIEQLEERRQRLERQISQDVKLEPDILLRAKQDFLKIDSAADLQLFKEQSEDLVDHLPKERDVLLEREFQRVTISGEETCGVPFTDLLDAAKSVVKALFIREKYMGLSLQSFCKTTARFLQDLSEKPLAPRMYEEIPETPVAADAPVHPPFTDQHPYEKCDPESMPGDLGFGLKMVNGVVHVYTKQDVKDKTTELDLPYPDLQEFIADMNVLMALIINGPIKSFCYRRLQYLSSKFQMHVLLNEMKELAAQKRVPHRDFYNIRKVDTHIHASSCMNQKHLLRFIKRAMKKHLDEIVHVEKGKEQTLKEVFETMNLTAYDLSVDTLDVHADRNTFHRFDKFNAKYNPIGESVLREIFIKTDNRVSGKYFAHIIKEVMSDLEESKYQNAELRLSIYGRARDEWDKLAKWAVMHKVHSNNVRWLVQVPRLFDVYKTKKQLANFQEMLENIFLPLFEATVHPASHPELHLFLEHVDGFDSVDDESKPEHHIFNLDSPLPGNWMEEDNPPYSYYLYYTYANMVVLNHLRRKRGFHTFVLRPHCGEAGPIHHLVSGFMLSENISHGLLLRKAPVLQYLYYLAQIGIAMSPLSNNSLFLSYHRNPLPEYLSRGLMVSLSTDDPLQFHFTKEPLMEEYSIATQVWKLSSCDMCELARNSVLMSGFSHKVKSYWLGPHYLKEGPEGNDIRRTNVPDIRVAYRYETLCQELTLITQAVQTEELETIQEEDLLTMSSSLDAR, from the exons GAGCTGTTCTGCCGTTCTCTGGCGGAGAGTGAAATGCGGAGCGCCCCCTATGAATTCCCTGAAGACAGCCCCATTGAACAGTTGGAAGAGAGGCGCCAGCGGCTGGAGCGACAGATCAGCCAGGATGTGAA ACTAGAACCTGACATTTTACTCAGAGCCAAACAGGACTTCCTGAAAATTGACAGTGCTGCTGACTTACA ACTGTTTAAGGAGCAGAGTGAAGACCTGGTGGACCATCTCCCCAAAGAACGAGATGTACTTCTAGAGAGGGAATTCCAGAGAGTCACTATTTCTGGAGAAGAGACATGTGGG GTGCCATTCACGGACCTGTTGGATGCTGCCAAAAGTGTGGTGAAGGCCTTGTTCATTCGGGAGAAGTACATGGGGCTTTCTCTGCAAAGTTTCTGCAAGACTACAGCTCGCTTCCTGCAGGATCTGTCAGAAAAGCCCTTGGCCCCCAGGATGTATGAGGAGATCCCTGAGACCCCTGTGGCTGCAG ATGCTCCAGTGCATCCACCGTTCACTGATCAGCATCCTTATGAGAAGTGTGACCCAGAATCAATGCCTGGAGACCTAGGGTTTGGCCTCAAGATGGTCAACGGAGTTGTTCATGTGTACACCAAGCAGGATGTCAAAGACAA GACTACAGAACTGGACTTGCCTTACCCTGACCTGCAGGAATTTATTGCTGACATGAATGTTCtaatggctctgatcatcaatgGCCCCAT AAAATCCTTCTGCTACAGAAGACTGCAATACCTGAGCTCAAAGTTCCAGATGCATGTCCTGCTCAATGAAATGAAGGAGCTGGCAGCCCAGAAAAGAGTGCCACATCGTGACTTCTACAATATCCGGAAG GTGGATACACACATTCATGCATCATCTTGCATGAACCAGAAGCATCTGCTGCGATTCATCAAGCGAGCTATGAAGAAGCACCTGGATGAGATTGTCCATGTGGAGAAGGGCAAGGAGCAAACTCTTAAAGAAGTCTTTGAGACTATGAATCTCACAGCTTACGATCTCAGTGTAGACACACTCGATGTCCATGCG GATCGTAACACTTTCCATCGCTTTGATAAATTCAATGCCAAATACAATCCTATTGGTGAGTCTGTCCTGCGAGAGATTTTCATCAAGACAGATAACAGAGTCTCTGGGAAGTACTTTGCCCATATCATCAAG GAGGTGATGTCTGACCTAGAAGAGAGCAAGTATCAGAATGCAGAGCTGCGGCTCTCCATCTATGGTCGGGCACGAGACGAATGGGACAAGCTGGCCAAGTGGGCTGTGATGCACAAGGTGCATTCCAACAACGTGCGCTGGCTGGTACAGGTGCCTCGTCTCTT TGATGTATACAAGACAAAGAAGCAGCTGGCCAACTTCCAGGAGATGCTGGAGAACATTTTCTTACCTCTCTTCGAAGCAACAGTCCACCCTGCCAGCCATCCAGAGTTGCATCTGTTCTTGGAGCAT GTGGATGGTTTTGACAGCGTGGATGATGAATCCAAACCAGAACATCACATCTTCAACTTGGACAGTCCCTTGCCTGGGAATTGGATGGAGGAAGATAACCCACCCTATTCGTACTACCTTTACTATACATATGCCAACATGGTGGTACTGAATCACCTCCGCAG gAAGAGAGGTTTCCACACCTTTGTTTTGCGCCCCCACTGTGGGGAGGCAGGCCCCATTCACCACCTGGTATCAGGTTTCATGCTGTCAGAGAATATCTCACATGGCCTCCTGCTCCGCAAG GCACCTGTGCTGCAGTACCTCTATTACCTGGCCCAGATCGGCATCGCCATGTCTCCGCTTAGCAATAACAGCCTATTCTTGAGCTATCATCGCAACCCTCTGCCAGAGTATCTGTCTCGGGGCCTCATGGTGTCCCTCTCCACAGATGATCCCTTACAGTTCCACTTCACTAAG GAGCCCCTGATGGAGGAGTATAGCATTGCCACACAGGTGTGGAAGCTAAGTTCCTGTGACATGTGTGAGCTTGCACGCAACAGTGTGCTCATGAGTGGTTTCTCTCACAAG GTAAAGAGCTACTGGCTTGGACCCCACTACCTGAAAGAGGGGCCTGAGGGCAATGACATCCGGCGTACCAATGTGCCAGACATTCGGGTGGCCTACCGCTACGAGACCCTCTGCCAGGAGCTGACCCTTATCACGCAGGCAGTGCAGACTGAGGAGCTGGAGACTATCCAGGAGGAAGACCTTCTGACCATGAGCTCCAGCTTGGATGCTCGCTGA
- the AMPD2 gene encoding AMP deaminase 2 isoform X1: protein MSSSSQPPKSGSPLRKRASLQTPITGEIHGGPRSRQLQPARSLPGPSHCLKHFPVDLRTSMDGKYKEIAEELFCRSLAESEMRSAPYEFPEDSPIEQLEERRQRLERQISQDVKLEPDILLRAKQDFLKIDSAADLQLFKEQSEDLVDHLPKERDVLLEREFQRVTISGEETCGVPFTDLLDAAKSVVKALFIREKYMGLSLQSFCKTTARFLQDLSEKPLAPRMYEEIPETPVAADAPVHPPFTDQHPYEKCDPESMPGDLGFGLKMVNGVVHVYTKQDVKDKTTELDLPYPDLQEFIADMNVLMALIINGPIKSFCYRRLQYLSSKFQMHVLLNEMKELAAQKRVPHRDFYNIRKVDTHIHASSCMNQKHLLRFIKRAMKKHLDEIVHVEKGKEQTLKEVFETMNLTAYDLSVDTLDVHADRNTFHRFDKFNAKYNPIGESVLREIFIKTDNRVSGKYFAHIIKEVMSDLEESKYQNAELRLSIYGRARDEWDKLAKWAVMHKVHSNNVRWLVQVPRLFDVYKTKKQLANFQEMLENIFLPLFEATVHPASHPELHLFLEHVDGFDSVDDESKPEHHIFNLDSPLPGNWMEEDNPPYSYYLYYTYANMVVLNHLRRKRGFHTFVLRPHCGEAGPIHHLVSGFMLSENISHGLLLRKAPVLQYLYYLAQIGIAMSPLSNNSLFLSYHRNPLPEYLSRGLMVSLSTDDPLQFHFTKEPLMEEYSIATQVWKLSSCDMCELARNSVLMSGFSHKVKSYWLGPHYLKEGPEGNDIRRTNVPDIRVAYRYETLCQELTLITQAVQTEELETIQEEDLLTMSSSLDAR, encoded by the exons GAGCTGTTCTGCCGTTCTCTGGCGGAGAGTGAAATGCGGAGCGCCCCCTATGAATTCCCTGAAGACAGCCCCATTGAACAGTTGGAAGAGAGGCGCCAGCGGCTGGAGCGACAGATCAGCCAGGATGTGAA ACTAGAACCTGACATTTTACTCAGAGCCAAACAGGACTTCCTGAAAATTGACAGTGCTGCTGACTTACA ACTGTTTAAGGAGCAGAGTGAAGACCTGGTGGACCATCTCCCCAAAGAACGAGATGTACTTCTAGAGAGGGAATTCCAGAGAGTCACTATTTCTGGAGAAGAGACATGTGGG GTGCCATTCACGGACCTGTTGGATGCTGCCAAAAGTGTGGTGAAGGCCTTGTTCATTCGGGAGAAGTACATGGGGCTTTCTCTGCAAAGTTTCTGCAAGACTACAGCTCGCTTCCTGCAGGATCTGTCAGAAAAGCCCTTGGCCCCCAGGATGTATGAGGAGATCCCTGAGACCCCTGTGGCTGCAG ATGCTCCAGTGCATCCACCGTTCACTGATCAGCATCCTTATGAGAAGTGTGACCCAGAATCAATGCCTGGAGACCTAGGGTTTGGCCTCAAGATGGTCAACGGAGTTGTTCATGTGTACACCAAGCAGGATGTCAAAGACAA GACTACAGAACTGGACTTGCCTTACCCTGACCTGCAGGAATTTATTGCTGACATGAATGTTCtaatggctctgatcatcaatgGCCCCAT AAAATCCTTCTGCTACAGAAGACTGCAATACCTGAGCTCAAAGTTCCAGATGCATGTCCTGCTCAATGAAATGAAGGAGCTGGCAGCCCAGAAAAGAGTGCCACATCGTGACTTCTACAATATCCGGAAG GTGGATACACACATTCATGCATCATCTTGCATGAACCAGAAGCATCTGCTGCGATTCATCAAGCGAGCTATGAAGAAGCACCTGGATGAGATTGTCCATGTGGAGAAGGGCAAGGAGCAAACTCTTAAAGAAGTCTTTGAGACTATGAATCTCACAGCTTACGATCTCAGTGTAGACACACTCGATGTCCATGCG GATCGTAACACTTTCCATCGCTTTGATAAATTCAATGCCAAATACAATCCTATTGGTGAGTCTGTCCTGCGAGAGATTTTCATCAAGACAGATAACAGAGTCTCTGGGAAGTACTTTGCCCATATCATCAAG GAGGTGATGTCTGACCTAGAAGAGAGCAAGTATCAGAATGCAGAGCTGCGGCTCTCCATCTATGGTCGGGCACGAGACGAATGGGACAAGCTGGCCAAGTGGGCTGTGATGCACAAGGTGCATTCCAACAACGTGCGCTGGCTGGTACAGGTGCCTCGTCTCTT TGATGTATACAAGACAAAGAAGCAGCTGGCCAACTTCCAGGAGATGCTGGAGAACATTTTCTTACCTCTCTTCGAAGCAACAGTCCACCCTGCCAGCCATCCAGAGTTGCATCTGTTCTTGGAGCAT GTGGATGGTTTTGACAGCGTGGATGATGAATCCAAACCAGAACATCACATCTTCAACTTGGACAGTCCCTTGCCTGGGAATTGGATGGAGGAAGATAACCCACCCTATTCGTACTACCTTTACTATACATATGCCAACATGGTGGTACTGAATCACCTCCGCAG gAAGAGAGGTTTCCACACCTTTGTTTTGCGCCCCCACTGTGGGGAGGCAGGCCCCATTCACCACCTGGTATCAGGTTTCATGCTGTCAGAGAATATCTCACATGGCCTCCTGCTCCGCAAG GCACCTGTGCTGCAGTACCTCTATTACCTGGCCCAGATCGGCATCGCCATGTCTCCGCTTAGCAATAACAGCCTATTCTTGAGCTATCATCGCAACCCTCTGCCAGAGTATCTGTCTCGGGGCCTCATGGTGTCCCTCTCCACAGATGATCCCTTACAGTTCCACTTCACTAAG GAGCCCCTGATGGAGGAGTATAGCATTGCCACACAGGTGTGGAAGCTAAGTTCCTGTGACATGTGTGAGCTTGCACGCAACAGTGTGCTCATGAGTGGTTTCTCTCACAAG GTAAAGAGCTACTGGCTTGGACCCCACTACCTGAAAGAGGGGCCTGAGGGCAATGACATCCGGCGTACCAATGTGCCAGACATTCGGGTGGCCTACCGCTACGAGACCCTCTGCCAGGAGCTGACCCTTATCACGCAGGCAGTGCAGACTGAGGAGCTGGAGACTATCCAGGAGGAAGACCTTCTGACCATGAGCTCCAGCTTGGATGCTCGCTGA
- the AMPD2 gene encoding AMP deaminase 2 isoform X2 has product MSSSSQPPKSGSPLRKRASLQTPITGEIHGGPRSRQLQPARSLPGPSHCLKHFPVDLRTSMDGKYKEIAEELFCRSLAESEMRSAPYEFPEDSPIEQLEERRQRLERQISQDVKLFKEQSEDLVDHLPKERDVLLEREFQRVTISGEETCGVPFTDLLDAAKSVVKALFIREKYMGLSLQSFCKTTARFLQDLSEKPLAPRMYEEIPETPVAADAPVHPPFTDQHPYEKCDPESMPGDLGFGLKMVNGVVHVYTKQDVKDKTTELDLPYPDLQEFIADMNVLMALIINGPIKSFCYRRLQYLSSKFQMHVLLNEMKELAAQKRVPHRDFYNIRKVDTHIHASSCMNQKHLLRFIKRAMKKHLDEIVHVEKGKEQTLKEVFETMNLTAYDLSVDTLDVHADRNTFHRFDKFNAKYNPIGESVLREIFIKTDNRVSGKYFAHIIKEVMSDLEESKYQNAELRLSIYGRARDEWDKLAKWAVMHKVHSNNVRWLVQVPRLFDVYKTKKQLANFQEMLENIFLPLFEATVHPASHPELHLFLEHVDGFDSVDDESKPEHHIFNLDSPLPGNWMEEDNPPYSYYLYYTYANMVVLNHLRRKRGFHTFVLRPHCGEAGPIHHLVSGFMLSENISHGLLLRKAPVLQYLYYLAQIGIAMSPLSNNSLFLSYHRNPLPEYLSRGLMVSLSTDDPLQFHFTKEPLMEEYSIATQVWKLSSCDMCELARNSVLMSGFSHKVKSYWLGPHYLKEGPEGNDIRRTNVPDIRVAYRYETLCQELTLITQAVQTEELETIQEEDLLTMSSSLDAR; this is encoded by the exons GAGCTGTTCTGCCGTTCTCTGGCGGAGAGTGAAATGCGGAGCGCCCCCTATGAATTCCCTGAAGACAGCCCCATTGAACAGTTGGAAGAGAGGCGCCAGCGGCTGGAGCGACAGATCAGCCAGGATGTGAA ACTGTTTAAGGAGCAGAGTGAAGACCTGGTGGACCATCTCCCCAAAGAACGAGATGTACTTCTAGAGAGGGAATTCCAGAGAGTCACTATTTCTGGAGAAGAGACATGTGGG GTGCCATTCACGGACCTGTTGGATGCTGCCAAAAGTGTGGTGAAGGCCTTGTTCATTCGGGAGAAGTACATGGGGCTTTCTCTGCAAAGTTTCTGCAAGACTACAGCTCGCTTCCTGCAGGATCTGTCAGAAAAGCCCTTGGCCCCCAGGATGTATGAGGAGATCCCTGAGACCCCTGTGGCTGCAG ATGCTCCAGTGCATCCACCGTTCACTGATCAGCATCCTTATGAGAAGTGTGACCCAGAATCAATGCCTGGAGACCTAGGGTTTGGCCTCAAGATGGTCAACGGAGTTGTTCATGTGTACACCAAGCAGGATGTCAAAGACAA GACTACAGAACTGGACTTGCCTTACCCTGACCTGCAGGAATTTATTGCTGACATGAATGTTCtaatggctctgatcatcaatgGCCCCAT AAAATCCTTCTGCTACAGAAGACTGCAATACCTGAGCTCAAAGTTCCAGATGCATGTCCTGCTCAATGAAATGAAGGAGCTGGCAGCCCAGAAAAGAGTGCCACATCGTGACTTCTACAATATCCGGAAG GTGGATACACACATTCATGCATCATCTTGCATGAACCAGAAGCATCTGCTGCGATTCATCAAGCGAGCTATGAAGAAGCACCTGGATGAGATTGTCCATGTGGAGAAGGGCAAGGAGCAAACTCTTAAAGAAGTCTTTGAGACTATGAATCTCACAGCTTACGATCTCAGTGTAGACACACTCGATGTCCATGCG GATCGTAACACTTTCCATCGCTTTGATAAATTCAATGCCAAATACAATCCTATTGGTGAGTCTGTCCTGCGAGAGATTTTCATCAAGACAGATAACAGAGTCTCTGGGAAGTACTTTGCCCATATCATCAAG GAGGTGATGTCTGACCTAGAAGAGAGCAAGTATCAGAATGCAGAGCTGCGGCTCTCCATCTATGGTCGGGCACGAGACGAATGGGACAAGCTGGCCAAGTGGGCTGTGATGCACAAGGTGCATTCCAACAACGTGCGCTGGCTGGTACAGGTGCCTCGTCTCTT TGATGTATACAAGACAAAGAAGCAGCTGGCCAACTTCCAGGAGATGCTGGAGAACATTTTCTTACCTCTCTTCGAAGCAACAGTCCACCCTGCCAGCCATCCAGAGTTGCATCTGTTCTTGGAGCAT GTGGATGGTTTTGACAGCGTGGATGATGAATCCAAACCAGAACATCACATCTTCAACTTGGACAGTCCCTTGCCTGGGAATTGGATGGAGGAAGATAACCCACCCTATTCGTACTACCTTTACTATACATATGCCAACATGGTGGTACTGAATCACCTCCGCAG gAAGAGAGGTTTCCACACCTTTGTTTTGCGCCCCCACTGTGGGGAGGCAGGCCCCATTCACCACCTGGTATCAGGTTTCATGCTGTCAGAGAATATCTCACATGGCCTCCTGCTCCGCAAG GCACCTGTGCTGCAGTACCTCTATTACCTGGCCCAGATCGGCATCGCCATGTCTCCGCTTAGCAATAACAGCCTATTCTTGAGCTATCATCGCAACCCTCTGCCAGAGTATCTGTCTCGGGGCCTCATGGTGTCCCTCTCCACAGATGATCCCTTACAGTTCCACTTCACTAAG GAGCCCCTGATGGAGGAGTATAGCATTGCCACACAGGTGTGGAAGCTAAGTTCCTGTGACATGTGTGAGCTTGCACGCAACAGTGTGCTCATGAGTGGTTTCTCTCACAAG GTAAAGAGCTACTGGCTTGGACCCCACTACCTGAAAGAGGGGCCTGAGGGCAATGACATCCGGCGTACCAATGTGCCAGACATTCGGGTGGCCTACCGCTACGAGACCCTCTGCCAGGAGCTGACCCTTATCACGCAGGCAGTGCAGACTGAGGAGCTGGAGACTATCCAGGAGGAAGACCTTCTGACCATGAGCTCCAGCTTGGATGCTCGCTGA
- the AMPD2 gene encoding AMP deaminase 2 isoform X3 — protein sequence MDGKYKEIAEELFCRSLAESEMRSAPYEFPEDSPIEQLEERRQRLERQISQDVKLEPDILLRAKQDFLKIDSAADLQLFKEQSEDLVDHLPKERDVLLEREFQRVTISGEETCGVPFTDLLDAAKSVVKALFIREKYMGLSLQSFCKTTARFLQDLSEKPLAPRMYEEIPETPVAADAPVHPPFTDQHPYEKCDPESMPGDLGFGLKMVNGVVHVYTKQDVKDKTTELDLPYPDLQEFIADMNVLMALIINGPIKSFCYRRLQYLSSKFQMHVLLNEMKELAAQKRVPHRDFYNIRKVDTHIHASSCMNQKHLLRFIKRAMKKHLDEIVHVEKGKEQTLKEVFETMNLTAYDLSVDTLDVHADRNTFHRFDKFNAKYNPIGESVLREIFIKTDNRVSGKYFAHIIKEVMSDLEESKYQNAELRLSIYGRARDEWDKLAKWAVMHKVHSNNVRWLVQVPRLFDVYKTKKQLANFQEMLENIFLPLFEATVHPASHPELHLFLEHVDGFDSVDDESKPEHHIFNLDSPLPGNWMEEDNPPYSYYLYYTYANMVVLNHLRRKRGFHTFVLRPHCGEAGPIHHLVSGFMLSENISHGLLLRKAPVLQYLYYLAQIGIAMSPLSNNSLFLSYHRNPLPEYLSRGLMVSLSTDDPLQFHFTKEPLMEEYSIATQVWKLSSCDMCELARNSVLMSGFSHKVKSYWLGPHYLKEGPEGNDIRRTNVPDIRVAYRYETLCQELTLITQAVQTEELETIQEEDLLTMSSSLDAR from the exons GAGCTGTTCTGCCGTTCTCTGGCGGAGAGTGAAATGCGGAGCGCCCCCTATGAATTCCCTGAAGACAGCCCCATTGAACAGTTGGAAGAGAGGCGCCAGCGGCTGGAGCGACAGATCAGCCAGGATGTGAA ACTAGAACCTGACATTTTACTCAGAGCCAAACAGGACTTCCTGAAAATTGACAGTGCTGCTGACTTACA ACTGTTTAAGGAGCAGAGTGAAGACCTGGTGGACCATCTCCCCAAAGAACGAGATGTACTTCTAGAGAGGGAATTCCAGAGAGTCACTATTTCTGGAGAAGAGACATGTGGG GTGCCATTCACGGACCTGTTGGATGCTGCCAAAAGTGTGGTGAAGGCCTTGTTCATTCGGGAGAAGTACATGGGGCTTTCTCTGCAAAGTTTCTGCAAGACTACAGCTCGCTTCCTGCAGGATCTGTCAGAAAAGCCCTTGGCCCCCAGGATGTATGAGGAGATCCCTGAGACCCCTGTGGCTGCAG ATGCTCCAGTGCATCCACCGTTCACTGATCAGCATCCTTATGAGAAGTGTGACCCAGAATCAATGCCTGGAGACCTAGGGTTTGGCCTCAAGATGGTCAACGGAGTTGTTCATGTGTACACCAAGCAGGATGTCAAAGACAA GACTACAGAACTGGACTTGCCTTACCCTGACCTGCAGGAATTTATTGCTGACATGAATGTTCtaatggctctgatcatcaatgGCCCCAT AAAATCCTTCTGCTACAGAAGACTGCAATACCTGAGCTCAAAGTTCCAGATGCATGTCCTGCTCAATGAAATGAAGGAGCTGGCAGCCCAGAAAAGAGTGCCACATCGTGACTTCTACAATATCCGGAAG GTGGATACACACATTCATGCATCATCTTGCATGAACCAGAAGCATCTGCTGCGATTCATCAAGCGAGCTATGAAGAAGCACCTGGATGAGATTGTCCATGTGGAGAAGGGCAAGGAGCAAACTCTTAAAGAAGTCTTTGAGACTATGAATCTCACAGCTTACGATCTCAGTGTAGACACACTCGATGTCCATGCG GATCGTAACACTTTCCATCGCTTTGATAAATTCAATGCCAAATACAATCCTATTGGTGAGTCTGTCCTGCGAGAGATTTTCATCAAGACAGATAACAGAGTCTCTGGGAAGTACTTTGCCCATATCATCAAG GAGGTGATGTCTGACCTAGAAGAGAGCAAGTATCAGAATGCAGAGCTGCGGCTCTCCATCTATGGTCGGGCACGAGACGAATGGGACAAGCTGGCCAAGTGGGCTGTGATGCACAAGGTGCATTCCAACAACGTGCGCTGGCTGGTACAGGTGCCTCGTCTCTT TGATGTATACAAGACAAAGAAGCAGCTGGCCAACTTCCAGGAGATGCTGGAGAACATTTTCTTACCTCTCTTCGAAGCAACAGTCCACCCTGCCAGCCATCCAGAGTTGCATCTGTTCTTGGAGCAT GTGGATGGTTTTGACAGCGTGGATGATGAATCCAAACCAGAACATCACATCTTCAACTTGGACAGTCCCTTGCCTGGGAATTGGATGGAGGAAGATAACCCACCCTATTCGTACTACCTTTACTATACATATGCCAACATGGTGGTACTGAATCACCTCCGCAG gAAGAGAGGTTTCCACACCTTTGTTTTGCGCCCCCACTGTGGGGAGGCAGGCCCCATTCACCACCTGGTATCAGGTTTCATGCTGTCAGAGAATATCTCACATGGCCTCCTGCTCCGCAAG GCACCTGTGCTGCAGTACCTCTATTACCTGGCCCAGATCGGCATCGCCATGTCTCCGCTTAGCAATAACAGCCTATTCTTGAGCTATCATCGCAACCCTCTGCCAGAGTATCTGTCTCGGGGCCTCATGGTGTCCCTCTCCACAGATGATCCCTTACAGTTCCACTTCACTAAG GAGCCCCTGATGGAGGAGTATAGCATTGCCACACAGGTGTGGAAGCTAAGTTCCTGTGACATGTGTGAGCTTGCACGCAACAGTGTGCTCATGAGTGGTTTCTCTCACAAG GTAAAGAGCTACTGGCTTGGACCCCACTACCTGAAAGAGGGGCCTGAGGGCAATGACATCCGGCGTACCAATGTGCCAGACATTCGGGTGGCCTACCGCTACGAGACCCTCTGCCAGGAGCTGACCCTTATCACGCAGGCAGTGCAGACTGAGGAGCTGGAGACTATCCAGGAGGAAGACCTTCTGACCATGAGCTCCAGCTTGGATGCTCGCTGA